The region GCTAAGGAGTAAATATTTGTAAACTTAGATCTAGCTCTTGATCTTCAATTCATTAAAACAAGCTGTGTACCAAATAGTTTTATTTGGATTCCTATGGAGGTCTTAAATTCGATACCAGATGCAAAACTCATCATCTTCCCCTCTAAACTCCTTATTCCTCTTCAACCAAGGCATAATCTGGTGCCATTCTTGGCTTTCTctctcagcaggatcctccacCCTCCAACCCCCATAAAATTCACCAACAGTCTCTAACAGCTCATTTCTCTTCATCACTATTACTAGTCGTTTGGTTCAGACCACCTTCTACTTCCAAGCTCAGCATTATATGCAAATCAAATCATTTCACAACTCAACTCAAAATCTTTCACAGTTCCCAGCTCTAAAATCCCAAGTTTCCTTAACACAATTCAAAATGCATGATCTAGTCCTGATTTATCTCTCCAGCAATATCTCTTGACTATTGAGACTCCACATTTAGCAATCCCAAATCTCTCAGTTCCTTGTATGGGCCATGCTTCCTTTCAACTCCAGCTCTCTGTTCATATTGTTCCCTGTCTGCAACAgtctttctcccctcccctttccccacctcTTTATTTGACTAATCCAACCTATCATTCAAAAGACATCACTTCTTCTCATTAACCATCCTTGAACCCCAGTGGCTGTTATTGTTTATAGATTAGCTAATCACATTCATTTGACccattccttaaaaaataattccctCTTCCTTGTCATACCCAGTTGCATCctcttctaggtcttcattgcatattactttctctctttctgcccAGAATAGagcagtccagcctaaaggactATGAGACTGAGCTCCACTTAATTAAGCTAAGCACTCACATTTCTACAGTCTTCCTTCAATTGGTTAGCTCAGCGTGTGCTGCACACTCACAGAGCTTCCTTTTGTACTTTGTTCCTTTACAGAATCCAGATGATCCAGACACTGTAGATATCATCATGCAAAATCTAGATCAAGACCATAACAAGAAAGTAGAATTTACTGAGTATCTTCTGATGATATTCAAGCTGACTCGGGCCTGTAATAAAATCGTCAGCAAAGATTACTGCCAAGCTTCAGGGTCAAAGCAAAGAGGTCACAGTCACCAGGACCAAGAGGAACAGAGTGAAACAGAAGAGGATGAAGGGCAAAAATCATCTTCCAGTAACTTAAGTTGGCGTGAAGGAGAGAATGATTCCCATTCCAGAGGCTCGAGAGGTAGCATTAGACACAGGTCTAGGTCCAGCTCCAGAATAACTGGGCATCAAGGAGGCTTGTCTAGTTCTGGGGACAGGCAAAGCTCtagggaaagaaggagggagtCAAATTCAGGCCACTCCAAGGGTAGCAAGAAAAACAAGCATGGCTCTCATCAGCACAAAAGGTCTAGGAGTGAAGAAGTTGGTTATACTCATTCAAGCAACCACGGAACAAGATCAAACTCAAGAAGTTGGTCAGGCACTTATGGAGAACAAGGGCATGCGAGCCACTCAGAGGATCAGTCTTTCAGTTCTGATCAAAACTGGTCTGACTCAAATGAATCTGTGGGGAATAGACAACATAAGAAAAAATCAAGCCAGTCACCTAGTAAGGAGCATCATGGATTCATCTCAGGGAGTTGTGGAGGACAAGGCCACTGGTCAAATTCAAATGAGCCTGCTGGTTATGGTCATGGCTGTGGCTCAGGCCAGCCTTCTCAGGAGACATGGCATGAATCCAATGAAGGATATCAATCAGGAAATTGTGAAGAACAAGGAAACTGTTCTACTTCTAGTTCGAGTGAGGTATCTAGTTATGGCCAACACAGGTCAGGCTCAGGAC is a window of Muntiacus reevesi chromosome 1, mMunRee1.1, whole genome shotgun sequence DNA encoding:
- the LOC136176488 gene encoding filaggrin-2-like, which produces MSKLLQSIVTVIDIFYQYANQDGECDMLNKAELKELLENEFGQILKNPDDPDTVDIIMQNLDQDHNKKVEFTEYLLMIFKLTRACNKIVSKDYCQASGSKQRGHSHQDQEEQSETEEDEGQKSSSSNLSWREGENDSHSRGSRGSIRHRSRSSSRITGHQGGLSSSGDRQSSRERRRESNSGHSKGSKKNKHGSHQHKRSRSEEGVVEDKATGQIQMSLLVMVMAVAQASLLRRHGMNPMKDINQEIVKNKETVLLLVRVRYLVMANTGQAQDTRLAVSNMGLDQVNPLAMDNTDLAQVSLLALVTTELA